The window CTTCATTTTTCCCTATGTTCATACTTGTAAAAGTGGATATACCATTGTTGCTTTGCACTTTGTTTAAATAGAggatatgtatatatatatattttctacaacaaaattaataaaataaatcaataatcATATGCTATGCTCACTTCTTAGTCAcctattaaattaattaagaacACTTATTTCACAAAGCGAGAATTGGAGGATGTGGAAATCCAACTTAAAATATCTAATACTTGCTATGAGATATTATTAGGATGAGATAAACCTAATTTCTAATGTCATCAACCACATTTCTAttttagagagaaaataaataactGAGTGTACACACTTTTATAGCTTTAACATGATTATAAAAcctattaataatataaaattactcatattctaggaacaaataattaaaatactttTTGAATATAAAGGTTATCCATAACTTGAATTATGTGCTGGTTAAAGACAAATTTATTGTGTAACATAAGTCAGTTTTACTACAATGCTTACCATTTGTATTCGATGAATTAAGGTGATAAGGacaaaagagaaattaaagCTAAGGTTGGGTAATAATTGTACAAGTGTTTAATGAGACAATAGAAACCTTAAAAGAAGTCAAATGTTAAGAGTGAGTATTAAATGGAAATATAGTTATGAAAATTGAGCATTAAATATGTTAAGTTGAAATAGAAGCCGCGTCCACATGGTACACTAGTAGTGAGCATGCTCTCATAATCATATCTTATCAAATTCAACTACATCTTCTTCCAACCCATCACTCTCCAATATCtgcttcttttttctttttcttcctatGCTTAAATCTATTCATGAGTACGTCCAATCCCATTTCCAACATTTCTCGCATCTTGTTCTTGGTCTTTcatttcatcaattttttttcttctttctaattTTACCGTGGGTTGATCTCATTTTAGAGTTGCACTGTTCGTATCAGAAAGACTTCTAATTCTAACTAATTACCTTTTTGTTGGCTTTTTGAATTTTGAGTGAGATGAAGAGCCAAGAGTCACCACTGACTTCACTGTCAAACTTTATTAAAGGGTAGGAATTAGGATTTAGTTGGACTCGGAAGCAAAATCACAAAGAGGATCATATCAATGTCAAACACTAAGGACCCACTCTCAGTCTCAACCAAAGACTTGGCACACACAAGAAAAAGGAGTATATTTCTTATCTAGTGAGAATTTTCTTGGCACCCAAACAAGATAGTGCGAACAGTTATGATATgattaaattaaacaaaaacatCATGTGTGCTAAAAAACGATGGTAGAGAGTAGAGATTAGAGAGTAAAAACAAACAATCATTCTCAAAGagagtttcttttttctttttcgtttttttttccctttttcattTGTTGTGAAATGGAAAATGTATCACAATTGAGAGAAACATAACACAATTGATGATTCAAATTAGTGACAATTCAAGAGTCTCTCTCTGCCTCTCTGTCTCTagtctctctccctctctctcaaACTCTCTGATCTCAAAGATCCGTGTTGTTTGTTATCCCTATCCCCTTTCAACAAAGCCTGGATGAGTAGTAAATCAGTCAGTAGTTTAGTATGCACAACCACCCCCACCACTAGtcaaaataaaaggaagaagaagaaaaaagtgatGCAACATGAAAAACTCAGGCATGGATGCTGGCTGAGATGAAGTTAAAATCCTTGGTCACACTCTAAAAAGAAAccacagaagaagaaaaaaggaaaagaagaatttTCCCGggatttttttagttttgtttttgtttttatgtttttgttttttttttttttttctttgaaagaagatgaagaagaggtGAATGAATCCGTGGAGAAATGGGTGTTGTTGAGTGGGGGCTGGGGTTAGCCACGACGAATGGCAGTAAAGTAGTTGAAATCGTGGTGTTGGACCCTGAGTTGCTTTAGCCAAGAATCAGCCACGCTCAATAGAGACATCAATCTTTCTTGGTCCCTTCCATAATTTCCAGAAATCCACACGTTTCCTTGCATCTTGTATGTGGCTAACCCAAATGCTGCCAGCGATATCCCTTCcccttcttttctcttcttttctccaCTCTCAAATTCATCCTCCACATCCATATCTATATACACATCAAACATTACACTTTCTCAATTACCTTTaccatacatacatacatacatatatatatatgtatatgtatatatgtatatattcacataaaaattaaaccacttttttcttttaccttGAAATGATGATGATAGTGTATGGTAACTCAAGAAGCATGTTGATAAATCCTTTATTGTTCTCCCCATAGGAATGTGGTATATTGGGTACCTGAAAATTCATTCTCATTCCTATTACTAATTAataatacacacacacacataaatCATAATCAAAACACAGACATGATATACAAATACAGACCACGAAACAGCCATCCAACTAGCTGGAGAAAGATCAACGCTTCTCAATGTCATCAACCCAGGGTATCTTCGAGCTAATCCACTGATCTAtaacataaaaacaaaatataaaacatCCCCACCATTTAGAACAAGAATATAGAAAGTGGGCACAGCACAGATTCAATAACCATATTCAAAGGTCAATAAAGTTTTGGGTTTTGTTCCTTCTTTAGTAGATATGCCAAAACTCATAATAAAAgcataaaaaataaacaaaattcatATGATTCCACCACACCATCCAGGAACCCCTTCATTGCACTACAGAAGTAAAAGGAGGGTGgggctttctttttttctttatctttttttacCTTATCCATCAATGGAACTCTTCCGTATGGAGTTGATCTCTCGAAATATTGAAAGTAAAGGTACCCCAATCTGTCACTGAGGTGCATAGGGCTTTCTTGTTCTAAGAATCCTCCTTCTTCCGATGAACTTCCGTCCCATCTCCATAATTTTTCACTTTCACTCTCATCGCTACAAGAATCACTGAATGAATCCCTTGTTTCACTGTCACCGCATTCATCCCTAGGGAGAATCATCAATTGGGATTTTCTTTAAATCATCAAATTGGGGTTTGTGGTCGACGATCACAAATGGGGTAAACGGAAAACTCTTACCTGAAACCACTGACGGTGGAATTGCTGGTGAAGATTTGGATTGCAGAGAGATAAGGAACATAATATTGAACAAGGGTCTCGCCGTTGTTGACGGCAATTGGAACACCAGCACCGTAAGCGCTCCATTCGTCGTAACAATTCCAGAGATCGCCGAGGGTGAAATATTCAACCTTCTCTCTCTCCCATGGATGCCATAAACGATTAAGATTCCTAATCTCACTCttagaaaaggaaagaaacgTGGATCAATATGaataaaacaaatgaaaagcgtgaaaaatgaaggaaaaacGAAAGAAATGAGTAGGAAGAAACCTTGGACAAGAATTGGGAGTTGACAACCGGCGTTGTGCAATGAAGAAAACAACCCAAATTGGATTGCATTGACCCTTTGTCAAGAATCATAATTTCTGAGGAGAGGGAGAGAGACGAAAATTTTCAGAGTCTTCCCCCTAACCCTGAAAAGCAGAGAGGATTCCGTGAGGAGAAACAAcagcaaaagaaaaaacagagcACCGAGAAAGAGTAGAGAGACAAAAATGGAAGAGAGGGAGAGATTATCGGACcttgtttctttttccttttaaactTTTTTCCGATTGAGGAAAAAATAGGATCAACCCAAAAAACGTGTCAAAGATTTTCTAATATTAGGATTTTCAAAAGACCAAATTTCACGGGAAATTTAGAATCtgcttcttttcctttcttatttttttccttttctcttgtTCTTACTCTGTCTGTTTATTGGTCCGGCGAGTATTGGTTGTCAATGTTGTGTAAAATGGGTTCCTCTGCTTTTTAAACTAAACCGTAAAGGAAACTCAAGACTCAAAACTCAAAACAGAAACAACACCGACTCTTTTAACTTTGTTCATTAAACAAGAAAACCCCCCCCTAAACAGTGAGGCAGCAATAGAAGCGCTCTGTTTCAAAATCTTTAACCTCAATCAAACTCAACTGGAATGGGAAAAGAAAACGAAAGGTGAGAAAATGAGAtccagaaaagaaaaaagtgaagGAAGAGGAAAATGGGAGGGAAGTGTTGAGGAGAGGGTTGTGGGTATGAATTTTATTAGAGAGAAGAATATTAAAAACAGAGAGAATTGTGAAGGGCATGAGAATATTATTGGATTTTCATTTATGTAGGGGATTTTACCACTCCCCTCTCTTAATCCATGGGGAAAAAAATGCGTATCCGGTAATCAGCATCCAATTAACAACAACTCCCTTTTTCTTACTTTTCTCtctcttcgtctttacaaaaaagtTTAATGGGTCTTTGGTCAGTTTCTTGAACAGAAGGGAGCATGTGGTCTTTGAATATTTCATTTCCACTTCAAGAATCAAAAGAAAATAagctttttatttctttcatttccatTATATGGTAAttttaactttcttttttttttttttaattttaatatgggtccatgttttataaaatattagGTCCCGTATGGATAGGTCAAACATAGTAGCTAACAGGTTAGAGGATTCAATTTTCACTCAATCTAAtggataaattttgaaaaataaatccAAATCAAAACTTCACTATGCAAGATAGAGAAAATTTTCTATCTCcacgatcttttttttttttttttttaatttatttatttaatttaattgttgaaGAATTGGAGATGAGTTATTGATACTCATTAATGTTAATGAAATACAATaaattcttttcaaaattttatgtttaaatagcTAAATTTCAAAGAAAGTTCGATTATAGAAAAAAGAAGACATGATTTGCTAACCATTTAAAATAATACGTGAAAGTTCAAATTTAGATAAGGAGAAAAGGAAACGTTCAACAGATgttgaattattatatatatatataatttgctCAAATCTTCTCGGTTTAAAATTTCTAAATTGTCTAATGGTTATTGAATTATAATATTGAAtttaggttaatttttataaatataaaaacaccaaaatatttacgtcCGTATAACAAAATCAACAAATTCGTAAAGCCGATAAATTTtattcataaatttcaaatttgttattaatattGCGAACGATTCATCGCCtgtcgtttttttttctttgttaattattcatcttctcttcgaGATTTCTTCGattgttttttgtttaatttttattccAAATTTCTTCGGCTCCTCCGTTCTTCTTCTTTTGGTTAAATAAAATAGATTTCTTccaaggttttttttttctatttttattcctcttctttttttctttttttctttaatcttctctttcttccttaaACTTATCTTCCAAAacatcaagatcgtttaaatattacTTTGATACGAtctacgatcgtttagatttgaagcatttcatacacgatcgtgtatcatttcttACATCATTTCCTACATGATTGCACACAATCACGTATCATGATTGTTTAGTAGAAGAATTACATGAGCATTTTTTCCAAAGTTAAAAGgaactacacaatcgtgtatcattGCTTACACGATTGTGTATCCTTTCTTACATGATCGCGTattatgatcgtttagaaaaaaaatattacacaAAGCATTTTTCTCATCGTTAAAAGGGACTCACGATCGTATATCATGATCCTTTTGAAGAAGAGTTACACAaagcattttttccatcgttacaagaactacacgatcatgtatcatttcctaaatgattgtgtatcgTTTTCTACACAATCGAGTATCATGAtagtttagaagaagaattacacatGCATGTGTGGTCAATTAAACACTTATTGACAGgacattttttctattttccattatagttttgTTGGCTTTtctcattttcaaaattattctgtAAACATTTTGGCggtttgttatatattttaaaaacccCTAAATCATGctatttagaaaatattttatataattacatatatttttattgaatacttgtttattaatattggaaaagaatcaaattaaatattaaattttgggATTACATAAATTTGGgattacattaaaaaaatttgataaactatctacacttcatagaaaaaaaaatgattacaTTTGAACCATTAAAATATTTACCGTATAACAAACCATTAAAATATTTACCGTATAACAAAGTTCAAAaagttatccattttttaaatatcctTAATTtgctcttccatctttcttcctctcatggtttttcttttttcttccatcTTCGTCTACATCATCTGatttttttccaaactgttatttttcttttattcaatCTTCGtctgtttcttttcttcttctttttttttttttctaaaccgtTATTTGGTTCATCGCGTATTATTTTTTTGTCAAACtttcttattttgttattaAACATCGTGTAATAAATATAACAGACGGAGAAAAACAActatttgggtagtcaaatctaaatgatcgtgtacaaataaatagtcaaatctaaatgaaaaaaaaaattgtttagattgggataatcaaatctaaatgtaCAAAATAATAAACCATCATGTATGAAaggaatcttaaaaaaatcgtttagtcaatctaaacgattgtgtatcaaatcttacaaaaaaaaatcatctagatttaaggtagccaaatctaaaggatagaatttaaaaaataaatcgtttagatttggctacccattTGTAAACgtgtaatcaaatctaaacaaccaaatttaagcgatcgtgtaccaaacaataaccaaatataaactattgtctaccaaatatattaccCAAGGAATCTTAGTGTTTATTTAGTGTTAATATACTAAGAATATAATCAATTAATATATTTGTCTATCTTATACCAAGATTTCATTTGGTAAATTCCATTTTATATAATAAGAAATCTACACAAAtaaaaattctataaaaattaaatagtaatCAGAAAGTAAGTACTATACAATCTGTAGCCAAAATATAAATTAAGGAAACCCAATTTCAAACTCTTGTGAATAAATTTCTAGACTCCTGAATCTCTTGAAATTCCAATAAAATCACCTCATTGGAATAGCAAAATGGATATTGAAAAATAATCTAGAAGAATAAAAGAACCTTAGAAAGTACTGGAATTAAACAAATACTTATCAATTGCTAGAATGATAAATACTGGGAACTAAGAAATGAGATTATCATAtggatatatttttttaaaatataacaaattagtGAAATAATTATACTATCTAGAACAATCTTGAAAACGTAGAAAGCCTATAGCCAATATGTGATTAATCGGTCACACCGAACGCAAGTAATcttcttttaaacgatcgtgtactacaaTATAAACGAATTTAtctacgattgtttagatcacaatacacgatcgtctagttcttttttaacgatggagaaaaaatatcaaatttaaacgatcgtgttcgccatggtaaatgatcgtgttgactatggaaAACGATCATATTGACCATGACAAACAATCATGTTAATCATGGAAAGCGATCATGTTGATTACGGTCAGTAATCgtgtagtccaatgtaaatgTGATGGAAAGCAAGAAGAGCAACTAAATAAACGGATATATTTTACTTTAATTACATCTAAACAAATTAGAGATTAACATGTTTAGACTTaccctaattaaatgaaattagggttGATAGAAAATACTTACCTTCGAAGCTTCCCGTTCCTTGAAATCTCCTCATGAACACGATTTTcgaaccaccactagagtttTTCCACTATTCTCCGGACTTAGGACCGGGTTGTAGGATCCATTAAGTAAAGGAAATAGAGGAGAGAATGATGAAAATTGGAAGGTTCAATTTTAGGTTTGAgattttgaaagaaagaaaaatctttggtacaaaattataaaaagttGCAAAAGTTTCTAAcaattcccaaaaaaaaaaaaaaaaaaccctattatttataagcaaattacatgcaaaaatgcatgtaatctgttcataaaatctcaacacctaaaaTCCCACTAACTATTAGTGAAACTTAGTGGGCAACgtgtctacatctcatgtagccacttatctcactaaatgttagtgggattaCCAAACATaatgttggattttcctacTAAGTTAGTTCAAGGGCAATATGGTAATTTGACCATTTAgaacaaagtcaaactttgaccttTTCCAGCAAAAGTTGTTTACCATTTTgcctgtcttgactaatttcaacctctcgagcatgaattcgcattcatttctccaaaattcaaataatatttaaatataagttggtcaaagtttgacttttcaaagtcaaaagtcaacattttcactttttacaactttgaccatttccatcaattcctaGCTTTCCAATATGAaccgtattcatatttttaatatttaaatcacatttaaacatagagctctatctcaaacttataattgacaattatatcacatatatttgtcggtgtctctctctttacctaattcgaaaaattcaaattattccaacatattttttaagttaattccatatgatctaacaacctaatgaacctatagatcatgggctccaacaacccgagattaactggctaaactcttttagatcgaattaatcaacattcattaactaatgggtcattccactaaaattCTGTCATTGCACTCATtctcactataaatatatttgggtttatttgatataaccatgatcagtaagttaatccttcacaggttgttcataaacTCAGTTGtatcaaaataccattttatcCTCGAGATTTAAttttgttccttaagtctcattaatccactattaaacaattggtctaaggttcaacctataaactgaatccctcttaGTTTAATGAGAGGGTGGAACCCCTttttcaagacttggatttagttctGAACAACGTATCTAATAACCTTAAAACAAATAGGAGTGAATTCTATCTTGCACCtatgtctctagctatccacctagtcttacccctaaaatgggaggcttattgagccAACGCTGTTAAGTTGCCCTCTCcgatgtagatctaaggataatttcatttttaacagaagttcatagttagctcaggattaagattaagttacctaggtcatcataattgaaatagtcagttttatataatCAACGGTATTattaacttaaaagtgactatttgatttaatttaatgttCTATCTGAATGAGTAAGAATCAATCTCAAATGTTTCCTATTTATAAGTAACAACGTAGAGTGAGTTAGATATAATATCAAATTTGGAGGGCATTAAATAAACTTATAGGATATGAGAAACACACCTAAGATAAGATGTTATCTTTGAACTATTATTTAGTACATACCAATGCGCCATTTGTTTCTCACTTTCGGTTAGCATCTTCGAAATTGACCCTCCTAATGGCCTTAAATTTTGCTTAAATACATCATTATCACCAAACTTAGACTTTCGGGGATTGAGTCATCATTACGTGCATTCCTAATGAATCTTGTTTCTATTCCACACAGATAAGTAGAACAAAAAGTCAAGGATTCGTTCATGATAAAACCTTATGCTATTGAGCCCTCAGAATGAGCTTTGTTTCATATGTATTATTTCAAGGTTTGCAAGCTTAGATAGAGTAGATTCAACTATACATAACTTGACCAACGATCTTTGCTTCGTATGGCAAGTGAATAGTAAGATGAATCATTACATCAAAAAAGCCAGTGGAAAAAGTTTTTTAAACTTACATAATATGAATACAATATCAGATTGCAACCGATCCAAGTTTGTAACACATATTACTTTTGCACATAATTTATGAAAAAACTTACATAACTCCACAATAGGTATATAAACATTCTTTCTTAGATGAGATTAAACATCAATAAGAATAAGTCGTTGGAGTAAAATATGGAAGTCATGAGTCTTCAACCTTGTATTTTTCCATCATTCACACTAACACATAATGTTATGTTTGAGACGAATCCATCAGAAAATTTGACTAATTTTAAGAACTTACAAAAAGCTATCTTCTTGCTTGCAGTGAAAGTCTATGCAACATGTGGTTTTACAAATTTAGTTCCTTCTTTTTGTAAGTGTAAGTCCTTCTGTATATTTAAATCTTCAAGGTTCAAACGAGCATTTATCATGCCTTTTGTTTTTCCATCAGTATTCATCAAAGTTCCAAGCAAGTTATCGCTTATAGTTTTTTCAATATGCATGACATCTAACTTATATCGTAACATTAGTTTAGATCAGTAAGGCAACTCaaaaaatatactttttttgGTCTAGATAATagccctttttcttttcttgcctcATTTAGATAAATGCTTACTTAGTATTGAAAAGTTTAATAAATTGACTTGTTCTAGGATCTCATCTCCATTCATCACAAATGGGTAGAGGTCTACTCTCCAATTTGCCATGATGTTGCTTGCTCTTACACCAACTGTGGTTAGATGGAAGGTAACATCAATGACCCATGAAAGGTATTGTCATTATATGCCCCTTCTCTCATTCGTTCTTGCAAATCATTTAAAAGGTTGAACAACTTATTATCATCATTTTCAGCtgtaggttgttcccttaatcTATCATCCACTAATCCATCATCAACTAAAGAAGCTAAATAAGTCTTGACTCTTTCAAATTGAGCTAAATTTGTGGGTTCTCCATGATAAATCCATTGAGATATTCCATTAGCAAATAAATGTCGTTGTACTCCATCTAATGTTTGACACATTgaattttgacaatttttacACGGGCATCTTGTTTGTCCTTCTCTACTTACATGAAACTTTACCACTTCCACGAATTGTGCAACTCCATCAATATACTCTTTTGAGAATCTATCTCTAAATTTAGTCCAATCCTTATTCATCGTTGATGCAAAATGAATGAATTTTAATCCTGTAGTAGTTAGGGGAAAAGTTAGAGAAATTTTTTTCTACAAAGCTAAGGATAACTTTATAAGGTCCTCTAAAAGTGCCTAAGTACCAAATTAAAAGTGTTACTTTAACACAAATGTGACCAAGATCACCCAACTAACATTCCATACAAATCTATGACTATCATAAGTGCAGGATAGTCATAGCAATTCACATATACAATACTTATTAGATTGCATCAACTTATAACAAATCAAACtatcaaaattgaaaattttatttttaattaacatggcagtaaagttaataaaataaacaaatgaaCATAATAATCACACCAATCAAATTTCAAATCCTTGCATAATAAATATTCAAGAACACTTAAACTTTGGTTTCAAATTATTTTACAAGGAATTAAACAACAATGAATTTGTTAAATTTTTGTTTCAAGTAAATTTTTATCAAACTTCAGTGAATGTGGGAAGGAATAACATTGACGACAATTGCAGCAAGAAGATGGGGGAGGGGGCGGCTGTGGGAGAAGGGGGAGGTGGCATTTGTGGGAAAACGTGGGAAAATGAGAAGGGGGCGGCGTATGTGGCTATGGGAGAAAGAGGCAACGACTATGGGAGAGGTGGGGGCTAACGACAGTTGGATAAGGGAGGAGGTCGGCGGGTGACGGCCGACGGCTGTGAGAGAAGAAGGGAGATCGTATGGGTGAGTGGGGGGCGGCTATGTTGGAGAAAGAGGGGGAAATTGTGGGATGGGATAAGGAGATTGGGTAaattaaaattagggtttttttttaaaaaaaactttatgtTAATCgataataaattcatttttttctataaaaaattaTGTCGACGTCTTTTGCGTCGggatatatataaatattttatcagcATAAGTATGTGAAAAAAATGTATGTGttttttgtatttaaaattGATGCGCCGATGTTTTTTTTGCATCACCATTTATGTATAAATTTTGCGTCGGCATAAATACGTAAGAAAATgtatggattttttttataaaaaaatctttATGCCGACATATTTTGCATTGtcatttatattaattttgttgtcggaataaatatgtaaaaaatgtatgattttttttttaattttaaaaacttatgcCGATGTTGTTTGCATCGGCATATGTATAAATAATGTATTGGTTTAAATATGTAAATAAATGTATtggtttttcattttaaaacttATGCCTACGTTTTTATTAGGCGTCATATGTATAAATTTGCGTCTgcataaatatgtaaaaaaatgtatgGGTTTTTGTATTTAAAACTTATGCTGACGTTTTTTGCATTGTCATATGTATATAATTCTTACGTCGGCATAAGTATGTATAAAAATGTATCGATTGTTCTTTTTTAAAACTTAGGCCGACGTTGTTTGTGTCGCCATATGTACAAATCTTGCGTCGatataaatatgtataaaaaatgTATGGATTTCTCGAACTTTGCCGATGAATTAGAATTTTGTTGGGATAAACACGTTTTTACCCACGTAAAATGATGTGTCAGGATAAAAAGTGTTGGAATTGGCAAAAAAAATCTTGCAGtgaaagtctcgtagttgcactccctcacaatagatatatttatgtccatgATATAACCACGATTAgcaagttaatccttcacaggttgttcttAACCTCGGTTGgatcaaaatactgttttactcTCGAGAttacgtcttgttcattaagtctcactgatccactattgaacaattggtttaagatccaacctataaatcaaaTCCCTCTTGAGCCAATGAGAGGGGTAAGCTCCTTGTTCAATACTTCGATTTAGTTCTTAAGAGAATAATCTatttactaaccctaaaacgggtaGAAGCGAATTCCATCTTACACCCTATGTCTCTAGCCATCCACCtagtcttacccctaaaataaGAGGCTTATTTGGCAAGAGCTATTGAGCTACActcacctatgcagatttaAGGATAATTCTGTTTGAATAGAAATTCATAGTTAGTTTAGAATTAAGAATAAGCTACTTAGGTCATCATGATTGAAATCCAGActttatgtaaactctttacataggatgcccccacttttatgtctctacatgaacaattcaggaccacatcgtttgtactaattacaaAGTGAGCCCCATCTATAGTGTTTTTAGAATAAGGCGCcaaaccttattcatacactatagataGTTTGAGTTATATACTCGAATTTGATCAATGTTTATATCTCTATATAAAGTTTAAGTTTACACTAGATAGTCTCGAGACCTTAATTTTCTCTAATAAGTtatcaataaccactttattgaatataatacaATTTAAACTTCAAAATACGAGTTTTATATATTatgacataaaatccaacaaaatGATAAATATGAAAGGCTTCAAAGAACCTTGCtgaaaatgatgaagatgaaataggagatttaaataatagaataaatcatttaaaaatagaagaaagaaaatttggaagagaaataaaaaaaatagcaaagaagaagaaagagaagtgacaaATCGTCCACAATATTTAAGGGCAGATCTAGAATTTATGAACATACATTGGCAACTTTATAGGTTcaatattttagttttgttacatttatgtaaagtAGGTTAGATAAAAAGATGCGAAtcatttacaaatatatatatataacaaatttcaatttattaGGGATAGATTTCAACTCCAGAATAATCATGTAAATAAAGTTTGCATGTAAAAGAGTTGCAACTCGAAGAAGCAAATTTATGGATCTAGAAGTTTTCCACCATACCAAATTGGAAGTAAAAGGTGGGGCCGATTTCAGAATTTT is drawn from Cucumis melo cultivar AY chromosome 11, USDA_Cmelo_AY_1.0, whole genome shotgun sequence and contains these coding sequences:
- the LOC103490514 gene encoding uncharacterized protein LOC103490514, with protein sequence MILDKGSMQSNLGCFLHCTTPVVNSQFLSKSEIRNLNRLWHPWEREKVEYFTLGDLWNCYDEWSAYGAGVPIAVNNGETLVQYYVPYLSAIQIFTSNSTVSGFRDECGDSETRDSFSDSCSDESESEKLWRWDGSSSEEGGFLEQESPMHLSDRLGYLYFQYFERSTPYGRVPLMDKISGLARRYPGLMTLRSVDLSPASWMAVSWYPIYHIPMGRTIKDLSTCFLSYHTLSSSFQDMDVEDEFESGEKKRKEGEGISLAAFGLATYKMQGNVWISGNYGRDQERLMSLLSVADSWLKQLRVQHHDFNYFTAIRRG